Proteins from a genomic interval of Ignavibacteria bacterium:
- a CDS encoding RluA family pseudouridine synthase: protein MEKNYQFTVPDIKTRQRIDKYIVNFVENASRTKLQKIINLGNVTVNGEIIKSNYIVKPGDEIEVEMPVPDKQDVLPENIPLDIIYEDEYLMIVNKPAGMVTHPAYKNYSGTLVNAIMYYAEQKHDKLSNLGGFERAGIVHRLDKDTSGILVIAKDEVTHRKLSEQFFKHSIEREYNSIIWGHLKKKSGTINEKLGRDKRDRKKVAVYKSDDDAGKIAITDYEVIEEYDFLSLVKLKLQTGRTHQIRVHLAHLAHPVFGDETYGGTEPHSVQVTAKMKATVKNLLEIMPRQALHARVLGFIHPHTNRYMKFETDLPEDMKKLIAKVKR from the coding sequence ATGGAAAAAAATTATCAATTCACGGTTCCTGATATAAAAACGCGTCAACGTATTGATAAATATATTGTCAACTTCGTTGAAAACGCCTCACGCACAAAGCTTCAAAAAATTATCAATCTCGGCAACGTTACCGTCAACGGTGAGATTATAAAATCAAATTACATTGTAAAGCCGGGCGATGAAATCGAAGTCGAGATGCCCGTTCCCGATAAGCAGGACGTTCTGCCTGAGAATATTCCTCTCGATATAATTTATGAAGATGAGTATTTAATGATTGTGAATAAGCCCGCAGGAATGGTAACGCATCCCGCATATAAAAATTACAGCGGTACGCTCGTGAATGCGATAATGTACTACGCTGAACAAAAGCACGATAAGCTTTCAAACCTCGGAGGATTTGAGCGCGCGGGAATTGTTCATCGTCTCGATAAAGATACTTCTGGGATTCTGGTAATAGCAAAAGATGAAGTTACTCATAGAAAATTATCAGAACAATTTTTTAAGCACTCGATTGAAAGAGAATATAATTCTATTATATGGGGACATTTGAAAAAGAAGTCAGGAACAATTAATGAAAAGCTCGGACGAGATAAACGTGATAGAAAAAAAGTTGCAGTGTATAAATCAGATGATGATGCAGGCAAAATTGCGATTACCGATTACGAAGTAATCGAAGAATATGATTTTTTATCTTTGGTGAAATTAAAGTTGCAAACAGGCAGGACTCATCAAATCAGAGTTCATCTTGCTCATCTTGCTCATCCTGTATTTGGTGATGAGACTTACGGTGGAACAGAACCGCATTCGGTTCAGGTAACAGCAAAGATGAAAGCAACGGTAAAAAATTTACTGGAGATTATGCCGAGACAGGCACTACATGCGAGAGTGTTAGGCTTCATCCATCCTCACACAAACCGGTACATGAAATTTGAAACCGATTTGCCTGAGGATATGAAAAAGCTGATTGCGAAGGTTAAGAGATAA
- a CDS encoding ComEC/Rec2 family competence protein, translated as MKFEKWLETVPALKFCIALIIGILIGSSLQFNIFVLFILLVLLIILNVATKNQIYIFVLIFLFGIFKANLDFHQFSKTTLHEIPDSKNFEYTFRGTIADYPQYLDDNVRFIFESAYLISENDSIKITGNILATLWKNKFSKEEQPMPQLQIGDYVELTGKFSSPKPPSNPFEFNYRKYLYMHDIYKTLTLSSFDNVKVLDHNRGSFIFSKIINPARNYSEQILDKNYKGDNRGFIKGLITGNRTGISDEMKTSFIDTGIMHIIAVSGLNVAYVILLITLCLSILRLPKNYILVTTIPLLILYCLFTGATPSIVRATTMGILFIIAYLIEKKIVFYNIVAVSAIVILVYDSKQLFDAGFILSFVSLISMVFIYETVFRQVENKIFKYRFTNNFLFRWLFLLIVISTAAIIGTIPVSASYFGKISIVSIAANIIAVPVSNFVLATGFLQILVSLFSDYLSNIISYTNNFAMNILSFIIDWLSSLKFAFIEFYKFNIVNLIFTYIILILLATMRKENFVFRLSVTVILCAGIFLSNYNFNKTESITFLDAKNDDAVVVNADTKNLILYSDKDKNSFDRVVIPYLKKSENGNSNIFINVNKPNSLSVGTIYNLSDDLKIYMLSPAQGEINNASAIIKYRNENILYLNSINPASTKYFFVSYKDLLTDNITYISKNDSLFSYDLVQSDIYFTSNNKLNGKLSIEENTSFINLNETGAVVLKMNDGEMKFYDWRN; from the coding sequence ATGAAATTTGAGAAGTGGCTCGAAACAGTTCCTGCTTTAAAATTCTGCATCGCATTAATTATCGGAATTTTAATTGGCTCATCACTTCAATTCAATATTTTTGTTTTATTTATATTGTTAGTTCTTTTAATCATTTTGAATGTTGCAACTAAAAATCAGATTTATATTTTTGTTTTGATTTTTCTATTTGGAATATTCAAAGCTAATTTAGACTTCCATCAATTTTCTAAAACTACTCTTCACGAAATTCCCGATTCAAAAAATTTTGAATATACATTCAGAGGAACCATCGCTGATTATCCTCAATATCTTGATGACAACGTAAGATTTATATTTGAAAGTGCCTATCTTATTTCAGAAAATGACAGCATTAAAATTACGGGCAACATACTTGCAACATTATGGAAAAATAAATTTTCAAAAGAAGAGCAACCAATGCCGCAGCTTCAGATTGGCGATTATGTGGAGTTAACGGGAAAATTTTCGTCACCAAAGCCGCCGTCAAATCCTTTTGAGTTCAATTACAGAAAATATTTATATATGCATGACATATATAAAACATTGACACTTTCAAGTTTCGATAACGTAAAAGTTCTTGACCATAACAGAGGAAGTTTTATTTTTTCCAAAATCATTAATCCCGCCAGAAATTATTCAGAACAAATACTCGATAAAAATTATAAAGGTGATAACAGAGGGTTCATAAAAGGTTTAATAACCGGCAACAGAACCGGCATATCCGATGAGATGAAAACAAGTTTTATTGATACGGGCATAATGCATATAATTGCCGTTTCAGGTTTAAACGTGGCATATGTCATTTTACTCATAACTTTATGTCTGTCAATTTTGCGTCTCCCTAAAAATTATATTTTAGTTACAACAATTCCTCTTTTAATTTTATATTGTTTGTTCACAGGCGCAACTCCATCAATTGTCCGTGCAACAACTATGGGAATATTGTTCATTATTGCATATCTCATTGAAAAGAAGATTGTATTTTATAATATCGTTGCAGTATCCGCAATAGTAATTCTGGTTTATGATTCTAAGCAGCTTTTTGATGCAGGGTTTATTTTATCTTTTGTTTCTTTAATCTCAATGGTATTCATTTATGAAACCGTTTTCAGACAGGTTGAAAATAAAATTTTCAAATACAGGTTCACAAACAATTTTTTATTCAGGTGGTTGTTTTTGTTAATAGTCATTTCGACTGCTGCAATCATAGGGACAATTCCCGTCAGCGCATCATATTTCGGAAAAATCTCAATTGTTTCAATTGCTGCCAATATCATTGCAGTTCCTGTTTCAAATTTTGTGCTTGCAACAGGATTTTTACAGATTCTTGTCAGTTTATTTTCGGATTATTTATCGAACATTATTTCGTATACGAATAATTTCGCAATGAATATTTTATCTTTCATTATTGATTGGCTGTCATCGTTAAAATTCGCTTTCATCGAGTTTTATAAATTCAATATTGTAAATTTAATATTTACTTACATAATATTGATTTTGCTTGCAACAATGAGAAAAGAAAATTTTGTGTTTCGTTTGTCGGTTACGGTAATTTTGTGCGCAGGAATATTTTTAAGTAATTATAATTTTAATAAAACAGAATCAATAACGTTTCTCGATGCCAAAAATGACGATGCTGTTGTGGTCAATGCAGATACTAAAAATCTAATACTATATTCGGATAAAGATAAAAATAGCTTTGATAGAGTTGTTATTCCCTATCTGAAAAAATCAGAAAACGGTAATTCAAACATTTTTATTAATGTGAATAAACCCAATTCTTTATCTGTCGGTACAATTTATAATCTTTCTGATGATTTGAAAATATATATGCTGTCTCCTGCACAAGGTGAAATAAATAATGCTTCAGCCATAATAAAATACCGGAATGAAAATATTCTTTATTTAAATAGCATTAATCCTGCTTCAACGAAATATTTTTTTGTTTCATACAAAGATTTGTTGACTGATAATATTACATATATCTCCAAAAATGATTCTTTGTTTTCATATGACTTAGTGCAAAGCGATATTTATTTTACTTCGAATAATAAATTGAATGGTAAATTAAGTATTGAGGAAAATACAAGTTTTATAAATCTTAATGAAACAGGAGCAGTAGTTTTAAAAATGAATGATGGGGAAATGAAATTCTATGATTGGAGAAATTAG
- a CDS encoding LysM peptidoglycan-binding domain-containing protein, producing MKKIFMSYKSFFYSLFYLAVALTLLNGCSGSSEVDPNAGRIQDSIEVYTRLDKAFLLYEKALSYNESFQDNESRSAFDNALKMLSDVDNKVLDAPGNLSWKNDYNELAVSIVQDYLSTQSNIPENSQVFKFAKKLSIDYEKINEVTQVDDGIEPLPDGKDLPLIKNSVVEEYIDFFSKTERGKNFIDKTMYRSGKLFPIMRKILKHYGAPEELIYLSVQESGLNPTIVSRAGAVGLWQFMPATGYSYGLYQDEHRDDRRDFEKSTDAAARHLIDLYNTFDDWYLAFAAYNAGPGRVNSAIRKSGSRDFWEMRNYLPGETKNYVPSILALSFIYRNPEVYGFTDLEMGKPISYDRVNIKASLTFDQIVEMTGSDIETIRELNPELTNDVTPVYDQAYQIRIPHNTYKTFAENYKKASFEKNGMSSPEFAGNEKFNFGQVAATKFKVKGYFPLDTRKIASFNATAKQTYVVLESDKLSSIAIKHRVRPTDIRIWNKLGYGKYPKKGQQLIIITSSGDKGSLDNTNIENVNLTQNTETNSEVSSNDNGSFFKDLVNSKNNTGNKNSTTTKKDNTSNKKTETKKETTKKDTKKEEPLKTEKKKEDFVKTDTKTNTKKDADVKEISTSTPKETKKTDTKKETVKETKKNTGKSQSYTVEEGDYLSVIAGKYGVSIDDIMEWNNLESDMIMVGQKLTIYSDKKVANNEETDKSSKSNEKSKKQKTYTVEKGDNLAMIADKFNISINDLVEWNEIEDGDVILIGQTLIVSEGKTTTKKKTTTTKPKKTRKRK from the coding sequence ATGAAAAAAATTTTTATGTCTTATAAAAGTTTTTTTTACAGTTTATTCTACCTTGCTGTAGCATTAACTTTATTAAACGGATGTTCGGGCAGTAGTGAAGTTGACCCGAATGCCGGAAGAATTCAGGACTCAATTGAAGTTTACACCCGCCTTGATAAAGCATTTCTTCTCTACGAAAAAGCATTAAGTTATAATGAAAGCTTTCAGGATAATGAATCGCGAAGCGCATTCGATAATGCTTTGAAAATGTTAAGCGATGTTGATAATAAAGTTTTGGATGCTCCGGGCAATTTAAGCTGGAAGAATGATTACAATGAGCTCGCTGTGAGCATTGTTCAGGATTATCTCAGCACGCAATCAAACATTCCTGAAAACAGCCAGGTATTTAAATTCGCAAAAAAACTTTCAATAGATTATGAAAAAATTAATGAAGTAACACAAGTTGATGACGGCATAGAGCCGCTTCCCGACGGAAAAGATTTACCGTTAATAAAAAACAGTGTCGTCGAAGAATACATAGATTTCTTTAGCAAGACAGAACGCGGAAAAAATTTCATCGACAAAACAATGTACCGTTCAGGCAAGTTGTTCCCGATAATGAGGAAGATTTTAAAGCATTACGGCGCGCCTGAGGAATTAATCTATTTATCTGTACAGGAATCAGGATTAAATCCGACAATTGTCTCACGCGCTGGAGCAGTTGGCTTATGGCAGTTTATGCCTGCAACAGGATATTCTTATGGACTTTATCAGGATGAACACCGCGATGACAGAAGGGATTTTGAAAAATCAACCGATGCTGCCGCACGCCACCTGATAGATTTATACAATACTTTCGATGACTGGTATCTTGCATTCGCTGCCTACAATGCAGGACCGGGAAGAGTCAACAGCGCAATAAGAAAAAGCGGTTCAAGGGATTTCTGGGAGATGCGGAATTATCTGCCCGGAGAAACAAAAAATTATGTTCCATCAATCCTTGCGCTTTCGTTTATTTATAGAAACCCTGAAGTTTACGGATTTACCGACCTTGAGATGGGTAAGCCGATTTCTTATGACCGAGTGAATATAAAAGCTTCACTTACATTTGACCAGATTGTGGAGATGACAGGTTCTGATATTGAGACTATAAGAGAATTAAATCCCGAGCTTACAAATGATGTTACGCCTGTATATGACCAGGCATATCAAATAAGAATTCCTCATAATACATACAAAACCTTTGCAGAGAACTATAAAAAAGCAAGCTTTGAAAAAAACGGCATGAGTTCACCTGAGTTTGCCGGAAATGAAAAATTTAATTTCGGACAGGTCGCAGCAACAAAATTTAAAGTAAAAGGTTACTTCCCTCTTGACACAAGAAAGATTGCGTCATTCAATGCAACAGCTAAACAAACTTACGTTGTTCTTGAAAGCGATAAGCTCAGCAGTATTGCAATTAAGCACAGAGTCCGACCTACTGACATAAGAATCTGGAACAAGCTTGGCTATGGAAAATATCCTAAAAAAGGACAACAGCTTATTATCATTACATCATCAGGTGATAAAGGAAGCCTTGATAATACCAACATTGAGAATGTTAATCTGACCCAAAACACTGAAACAAACTCAGAAGTCAGCTCAAACGATAACGGTTCTTTCTTTAAAGATTTGGTAAATAGTAAGAACAATACCGGAAATAAAAATTCAACTACGACCAAGAAAGACAACACAAGCAACAAAAAGACTGAAACTAAAAAAGAGACCACAAAAAAAGATACTAAGAAAGAAGAACCTTTAAAAACTGAAAAGAAAAAAGAAGACTTTGTCAAAACGGATACTAAGACAAACACAAAGAAGGATGCTGATGTAAAAGAAATTAGTACTTCTACCCCGAAAGAAACTAAAAAAACCGATACAAAGAAAGAAACGGTTAAAGAAACAAAAAAGAATACAGGAAAATCGCAATCATACACAGTTGAAGAAGGCGATTATCTTTCAGTAATAGCAGGTAAATATGGAGTTTCAATCGACGACATAATGGAATGGAATAATTTGGAAAGTGACATGATTATGGTCGGACAAAAGCTGACAATTTATTCCGATAAAAAAGTTGCTAACAATGAAGAAACCGATAAGTCAAGCAAATCAAACGAAAAATCAAAAAAACAAAAAACCTATACTGTAGAAAAAGGCGATAATCTTGCAATGATTGCCGATAAATTCAATATCAGCATTAACGATTT
- the pepT gene encoding peptidase T, with the protein MNKEYTCTERFLRYVRIDTQSDPESPTYPSTEKQKNLGKVLVKELKEMGIKDAELDEYGYVYGTLTSNGDRKVPVICFCSHMDTSPEMSGANVKPVIHKNYRGGDIVLPGDASQVLSPEDNPELDNQIGNDIITSDGTTLLGADNKSGVAEIMDAVYNLIKNPDIKHGTIKILFTPDEEIGRGVDKVDLKKLGADYAYTMDGESVGSIEDETFSADEVTIKINGFNTHPGFAKDKMEGAIKIGAEIISGLPKIMLSPETTDGKDGFIHPIHFDGGNDVSILKFIIRDFDDEGLKDKENLLLAITKEVFAKYKRAKYEFTVKEQYRNFKKILDEHPKLIEYAIEAVRMAGLEPKLNAVRGGTDGSRLSYMGLPCPNIFAGEHAFHSKLEWTSTQDMQKAVDVIINLCQIWYEKG; encoded by the coding sequence ATGAATAAAGAATATACCTGCACGGAAAGATTTTTAAGATACGTCCGGATTGATACTCAATCAGACCCCGAGTCGCCTACTTATCCGTCAACCGAGAAGCAAAAAAATCTTGGCAAAGTGCTGGTCAAAGAACTTAAAGAAATGGGTATTAAAGACGCTGAGTTAGATGAATATGGATACGTCTATGGAACTCTTACTTCAAATGGGGATAGGAAAGTTCCCGTAATTTGTTTTTGCTCACATATGGACACTTCTCCTGAAATGAGCGGGGCAAATGTAAAGCCCGTAATTCACAAGAATTACCGGGGCGGAGACATAGTTTTGCCGGGTGATGCTTCTCAGGTTTTATCCCCCGAAGATAATCCCGAATTAGACAATCAAATCGGCAACGATATAATAACCTCAGACGGAACAACGCTTCTGGGAGCGGACAATAAATCCGGCGTTGCCGAAATTATGGATGCTGTTTATAATCTCATAAAAAATCCTGACATAAAACACGGAACGATAAAAATTTTGTTTACGCCCGATGAGGAAATCGGACGCGGAGTCGATAAAGTTGATTTGAAAAAGCTCGGAGCAGACTATGCTTATACGATGGATGGTGAGTCTGTTGGGAGCATCGAAGATGAAACTTTCTCAGCCGATGAAGTTACGATTAAAATAAACGGCTTTAATACTCATCCCGGATTTGCAAAAGATAAAATGGAAGGCGCAATAAAAATAGGAGCTGAAATAATTTCTGGTCTGCCGAAAATTATGCTCTCACCGGAGACAACTGACGGCAAGGACGGGTTTATTCATCCAATACATTTTGACGGAGGCAATGACGTTTCGATTTTGAAATTCATCATCCGTGATTTTGACGATGAAGGTTTAAAGGATAAAGAAAATTTACTGCTTGCAATCACGAAAGAAGTTTTTGCAAAATACAAACGCGCCAAATATGAGTTCACGGTAAAAGAACAATATAGAAATTTTAAAAAGATTTTAGATGAGCATCCTAAGCTTATTGAATATGCGATTGAAGCTGTGCGAATGGCAGGACTCGAACCTAAGTTAAACGCTGTTCGCGGCGGTACCGACGGCTCGCGATTATCTTACATGGGACTTCCCTGCCCAAATATCTTTGCGGGTGAACATGCTTTTCACTCAAAGCTTGAATGGACATCAACTCAGGATATGCAAAAAGCCGTCGATGTAATCATAAATTTATGCCAAATTTGGTATGAAAAGGGATGA